From Falsiruegeria litorea R37, the proteins below share one genomic window:
- a CDS encoding HD domain-containing protein — translation MKDGTKEEYEFLTAHEIDHTKHTADRLLQALVDLDESLSGYQITRLGHSVQSATRAYRDGADIDWIVSALLHDIGDIYAPYNHDEYAATILKPFVREQCSWVVQTHGDFQMLYYGHHLEGFDQNKRERHRGHPYFEDNEVFCERWDQASFDPEYKDLPLEFFAPMVREVFERTPYDPEVIRPGAREPLQNTEIAAARSE, via the coding sequence ATGAAGGACGGCACCAAGGAAGAGTATGAGTTCCTGACCGCCCACGAGATCGACCACACCAAACACACCGCCGACCGGCTGTTGCAGGCGCTGGTCGATCTGGACGAAAGCCTGTCGGGCTATCAGATCACCCGTCTGGGACATTCGGTGCAATCGGCCACCCGCGCCTATCGCGATGGGGCCGACATCGACTGGATCGTTTCGGCCCTGCTGCATGACATCGGCGACATCTATGCGCCCTACAACCACGACGAATACGCCGCGACGATTTTGAAGCCCTTTGTGCGCGAGCAATGTTCCTGGGTCGTGCAAACCCATGGCGATTTCCAGATGCTCTACTATGGTCATCACCTGGAAGGGTTCGATCAGAACAAGCGCGAGCGTCATCGCGGTCACCCCTATTTCGAAGACAACGAAGTGTTCTGCGAACGTTGGGACCAGGCCTCGTTCGATCCCGAATACAAGGATCTGCCGCTGGAGTTTTTTGCGCCCATGGTGCGCGAGGTCTTTGAGCGCACGCCCTATGATCCAGAGGTGATCCGCCCCGGTGCGCGCGAACCGCTCCAGAACACGGAAATCGCGGCCGCTCGGTCCGAATAG
- a CDS encoding dienelactone hydrolase family protein has protein sequence MDLACVLRYVADMSSWEPDRTFDFTAALSTGREATHTVHVRGDGPPILLLQELPGIGPETLDLVDRLTDSGFRVYLPHLFGTFGKVTMTRNALRMLCIRREFNVFLKGRQSPISTWMRALCRHIRSEEDALGVGVIGMCLTGSFALALMADEAVLGGVASQPALPLFGGDTLHMSEADITEARTGMKSKGPGLAMRYTGDRVAPARLMRALESAFGEDLQTVEFPGNDHSLLTLHFHDPAYHRVEAYFHERFARA, from the coding sequence GTGGATTTGGCATGTGTACTGCGCTATGTCGCGGATATGTCCTCGTGGGAACCCGATCGAACCTTTGATTTCACCGCTGCGCTGAGCACCGGTCGCGAGGCCACGCATACCGTGCATGTCCGGGGCGACGGCCCCCCGATCCTGTTGCTGCAGGAGTTGCCCGGCATCGGCCCGGAAACGCTGGATCTGGTCGATCGCCTGACGGATTCAGGGTTTCGCGTCTACCTGCCACACCTCTTTGGCACATTCGGCAAGGTGACAATGACGCGCAACGCCCTGCGCATGCTCTGCATCCGACGCGAATTCAACGTGTTCCTGAAAGGCCGACAAAGCCCGATTTCGACCTGGATGCGCGCCTTGTGCCGCCACATCCGATCCGAAGAGGACGCCTTGGGTGTTGGCGTGATCGGTATGTGCCTGACAGGCAGTTTCGCACTTGCACTGATGGCGGATGAGGCAGTTCTGGGCGGCGTGGCCAGCCAGCCTGCCTTGCCGCTTTTTGGCGGCGATACGTTGCACATGAGCGAGGCTGACATCACCGAGGCGCGTACTGGGATGAAAAGCAAAGGCCCCGGGCTTGCCATGCGGTACACCGGCGACCGGGTGGCCCCTGCCCGCCTGATGCGCGCCCTGGAGAGCGCCTTTGGGGAAGACCTGCAAACGGTCGAATTCCCCGGCAATGACCATTCCCTGCTGACGCTGCATTTTCATGACCCGGCGTATCACAGGGTCGAGGCCTATTTTCATGAGAGGTTTGCGCGGGCCTGA
- a CDS encoding LysR family transcriptional regulator → MASRIPSLNWLRVFEAAARTESFARAAQQLNMSAAAVSQQVKALETQLGARLFVRHPHSVTLTEAGRGYLPSVQQSLLMLETATTGLFGESRQQRVFVQSNMLFAHGFLAAGIPLFNEKHPDVRAMLGTSNQASETASQFTDLHIVFGNPSLFGAAHDPLLQERLYPMARPELAERITAPQDLLKHVLIEVASHRAGWPYVFEALKLSQANARYTFVDNTIMAATMAAAGGGICLARAPASDIIASMSGLVPCLPGFEVPGQEGYHLVYADEASLRPAARVFRNWLLAYLAQT, encoded by the coding sequence ATGGCGTCCCGCATCCCGTCCCTCAATTGGCTGCGCGTGTTCGAAGCAGCCGCACGCACCGAAAGTTTCGCGCGGGCGGCGCAGCAGTTGAACATGTCCGCAGCCGCCGTCAGCCAGCAGGTCAAGGCGCTGGAGACGCAATTGGGCGCGCGGCTTTTTGTGCGTCACCCCCATTCGGTGACGTTGACCGAGGCAGGGCGGGGCTATCTGCCATCAGTGCAGCAATCGCTGTTGATGCTTGAGACGGCGACCACGGGCCTGTTTGGGGAAAGCCGTCAGCAGCGGGTGTTTGTGCAGTCCAACATGCTCTTTGCGCATGGGTTTCTGGCTGCGGGGATCCCCTTGTTCAACGAAAAGCACCCTGACGTGCGGGCGATGCTGGGCACCAGCAATCAGGCCAGTGAAACCGCCAGTCAGTTCACCGATCTGCACATCGTTTTTGGAAATCCCAGCCTTTTCGGTGCAGCGCATGACCCGTTGTTGCAAGAACGCCTTTATCCAATGGCGCGGCCCGAGTTGGCAGAACGGATCACAGCGCCCCAGGATTTGTTGAAACACGTACTGATCGAAGTTGCCTCGCACAGGGCGGGATGGCCTTATGTGTTTGAGGCGTTGAAACTGTCGCAAGCCAATGCGCGATACACCTTTGTCGACAACACGATCATGGCTGCGACGATGGCTGCAGCAGGAGGCGGGATCTGCCTGGCCCGTGCACCTGCGAGTGACATCATCGCATCCATGAGCGGGCTTGTGCCCTGTTTGCCGGGTTTCGAAGTTCCAGGGCAGGAGGGCTATCATCTGGTTTATGCGGATGAAGCTTCGCTGCGCCCGGCTGCACGCGTGTTTCGGAACTGGCTCTTGGCTTATCTGGCACAAACGTGA
- a CDS encoding xanthine dehydrogenase family protein molybdopterin-binding subunit, with the protein MEKFGKSQPVKRVEDVRFLTGQGQFMEDVAPDGALYAAFFRSSVAHGIITSLDLDDAREMDGVHMIVTVEDLEAAGIKVAMDGTTLQNRDGSKAAAPERPMLARGRVRFVGEPVAMVVAETPEQARDAIEAIWMDTEDLPAKTDLAPGGAELHPEAPDNRAFDWGLGDEEATQAAFDAAAHVVSLDVHDNRIIANSMEPRGCHAAWEGDHLHFSYGGQGVWAMKAQLADKLGMEPENLHVTTPDVGGGFGMKAMPYPEYIPVAHAARVLGCPVRWMSERTEAMLTDNHGRDLTSLAELAFDADHKITAYRVQTRCNLGAYNSHFAQAIQTNLFSRVLMGVYDVQTTWLQVEGIYTNTTQVDAYRGAGRPEAIYVLERVMDRAARELGVDPWELRRKNFIKPEAFPYKTATGETYDVGEFDMILSRAGEQAGAAGFAARRAADAERGLLRGQGLCYYIESILGDPSEGATVEFCEDGSVNLYVGTQSNGQGHETVYAQFLADQTGIPTDMIRVVQGDSDRIAQGGGTGGSRSVTTQANATLATVDVILAAFTPYLADKMGVQESDVMFDDETFRAPGSNLTPTLVEAAEMARADGRTDLLKHEARAQLPGRSYPNGAHVVEVVIDPETGVTTVDRYTVVDDFGNLINPMLAEGQVHGGVVQGIGQAVTEHVVHDADGQLLTATLMDYALPRAADVPMIEFTSQPVPSTANPMGMKGCGEAGTVGALAAVANAVQDALWDRGVRQADMPFTPLKVWEMIKDGAVAAE; encoded by the coding sequence ATGGAAAAGTTCGGAAAAAGCCAGCCAGTCAAACGGGTCGAAGACGTCCGCTTTCTGACTGGTCAGGGGCAGTTCATGGAAGACGTGGCCCCGGACGGTGCGCTTTATGCCGCCTTCTTTCGCAGTTCAGTTGCGCACGGGATCATCACCTCGCTTGATCTGGACGACGCGCGCGAGATGGATGGCGTGCATATGATCGTGACGGTCGAGGATCTCGAGGCAGCGGGGATCAAGGTGGCGATGGATGGTACCACCCTGCAAAACCGCGACGGGTCCAAGGCGGCTGCCCCTGAACGCCCGATGTTGGCACGGGGGCGTGTGCGTTTCGTGGGTGAGCCGGTGGCCATGGTGGTGGCCGAGACGCCCGAACAGGCCCGCGACGCGATCGAAGCGATCTGGATGGACACCGAAGATCTGCCCGCCAAGACCGATCTGGCCCCGGGCGGAGCAGAGCTGCACCCCGAGGCGCCAGACAACCGCGCATTTGATTGGGGGTTGGGTGACGAAGAGGCGACGCAAGCGGCCTTTGACGCAGCGGCGCATGTCGTATCGTTGGATGTGCATGACAACCGGATCATCGCCAATTCGATGGAGCCGCGCGGATGTCACGCCGCGTGGGAAGGCGACCACCTTCATTTCTCATACGGTGGGCAGGGCGTTTGGGCCATGAAGGCACAGCTTGCCGACAAGCTGGGGATGGAGCCTGAGAACCTGCATGTCACCACCCCGGATGTTGGGGGTGGATTTGGCATGAAGGCGATGCCGTACCCCGAATACATTCCCGTTGCCCACGCCGCGCGCGTCTTGGGGTGCCCCGTGCGTTGGATGTCCGAGCGCACCGAGGCAATGCTGACCGACAACCATGGCCGCGACCTGACCTCACTGGCCGAACTGGCCTTTGACGCGGATCACAAGATCACCGCCTACCGCGTGCAGACGCGCTGCAATCTCGGCGCCTACAACAGTCATTTTGCGCAGGCCATTCAGACGAACCTGTTCAGTCGCGTGCTGATGGGGGTCTATGATGTGCAGACCACCTGGCTTCAGGTCGAAGGCATTTATACCAACACCACCCAAGTCGATGCCTATCGTGGCGCTGGGCGGCCCGAAGCGATCTATGTGCTGGAGCGGGTCATGGACCGTGCCGCGCGCGAATTGGGCGTCGACCCGTGGGAACTGCGACGCAAGAACTTCATCAAGCCCGAGGCGTTTCCCTACAAGACTGCAACGGGTGAGACCTATGACGTGGGCGAATTCGACATGATCCTGTCGCGTGCGGGGGAACAGGCCGGGGCGGCGGGCTTTGCGGCGCGCCGTGCGGCGGATGCCGAGCGCGGTCTGCTGCGGGGCCAGGGCCTGTGTTACTATATCGAAAGTATTTTGGGCGACCCTTCTGAGGGTGCGACGGTCGAATTCTGCGAAGATGGCTCGGTCAACCTTTATGTCGGGACGCAGTCGAACGGGCAGGGGCATGAAACGGTTTATGCTCAATTCCTGGCCGACCAGACCGGTATCCCGACGGACATGATCCGGGTCGTGCAGGGCGACAGTGACCGCATCGCACAAGGCGGGGGAACGGGCGGGTCCCGCTCCGTGACCACGCAGGCCAACGCCACCCTGGCGACGGTCGACGTGATCCTGGCCGCATTCACGCCCTATCTTGCCGATAAGATGGGGGTTCAGGAGAGCGACGTCATGTTCGACGACGAGACATTCCGCGCACCCGGGTCAAACCTGACCCCAACGCTGGTTGAGGCGGCTGAGATGGCGCGCGCGGACGGTCGGACCGACCTGCTGAAACACGAGGCCCGGGCGCAGCTGCCCGGGCGCAGCTATCCCAATGGCGCCCATGTTGTCGAAGTTGTGATCGATCCCGAGACCGGGGTGACGACCGTGGACCGTTACACGGTGGTTGATGATTTCGGTAACCTTATCAACCCGATGCTGGCCGAGGGGCAGGTGCATGGCGGGGTGGTTCAAGGGATCGGTCAGGCAGTCACCGAACATGTTGTGCATGATGCAGATGGACAACTGCTCACGGCAACGTTGATGGACTATGCCTTGCCCCGCGCCGCCGACGTGCCCATGATTGAGTTTACCTCGCAACCGGTTCCGTCGACGGCCAATCCCATGGGGATGAAGGGCTGCGGCGAGGCCGGTACGGTCGGGGCGCTGGCCGCTGTGGCAAACGCCGTGCAGGACGCGCTCTGGGATCGGGGGGTGCGTCAGGCGGACATGCCGTTCACACCCCTCAAAGTATGGGAAATGATCAAGGATGGTGCTGTCGCGGCTGAGTAA
- a CDS encoding Lrp/AsnC family transcriptional regulator: MQFDETDAKLLSLLGDNARTPVTELARKLDLARTTVQARIERLENAGVIAGYTLRLSAAARPPLQATVLVSIEPRTGPAVIGRLRSLAGVEVVHTTSGRFDLLVQVSAATTAELDETLDRIGEARGVRSSESLIHLSTKLDRGGR, encoded by the coding sequence ATGCAATTTGATGAAACCGATGCAAAGCTCCTGTCGCTCTTGGGGGACAATGCGCGCACCCCGGTGACGGAACTGGCGCGTAAATTGGATCTGGCCCGCACAACCGTGCAGGCCCGTATCGAGCGGCTGGAAAACGCAGGCGTCATCGCGGGATACACCCTGCGGCTCAGCGCGGCGGCGCGCCCGCCGCTGCAGGCCACGGTGCTGGTCTCGATCGAGCCGCGCACCGGACCCGCAGTCATAGGCCGCTTGCGCAGCCTTGCCGGGGTGGAGGTGGTGCACACTACATCCGGTCGGTTTGACCTCTTGGTGCAGGTCAGTGCCGCGACCACGGCTGAGCTGGACGAAACACTAGACCGGATCGGCGAGGCGCGCGGGGTGCGCTCTTCCGAAAGCCTGATCCACCTGTCGACTAAACTCGACCGCGGCGGGCGTTAG
- a CDS encoding valine--tRNA ligase: MAMEKTFNAAEAESRLYKAWEEAGCFKAGANKSRDESFTIMIPPPNVTGALHVGHAFNNTLQDILIRWHRMRGFDTLWQPGQDHAGIATQMQVEKMLAATQQPSRNELGREKFLEKVWEWKGEYGGTIVEQLKRLGSTCDWSRNAFTMAGAAGDPRTGHENSPNFHDAVIKVFVEMYNKGLIYRGKRLVNWDPHFETAISDLEVENIEVAGHMWHFKYPLADGVTYTYIEKDEDGNVILEEERDYISIATTRPETMLGDGAVAVHPSDERYAPIVGKLCEIPVGPKEHRRQIPIITDDYPDPDFGSGAVKITGAHDFNDNMVAKRGGIPMYRLMDTKGAMRADGAPYAEEAGKAQEYARGKAFTENEIDAINLIPDHLRGLDRFEARAKVVEEITADGLAVMTTSDDARLGPKPKLKKGEEAPEVTAVPLVEAKPIMQPFGDRSKVVIEPMFTDQWFVDAEKVVGPALDAVKDGTVKIIPESGEKTYYHWLENIEPWCISRQLWWGHQIPVWYGLDLSAENFKDDENDGQLDLVELGRLLNEGGMLHRGNVMECAASFEDAIEKFLDDNANIPSPLSHATVIEVADKHEAIHQFAESLAQYAVDQDPTKLVYPVWRDPDVLDTWFSSGLWPIGTLGWPADTEEMQRYFPTDVLITGFDILFFWVARMMMMQLAVVDQIPFHTVYLHQLVRDEKGKKMSKTTGNVIDPLEIVDEFGADALRFTNASMAAIGGVLKLSRDRITGYRNFGTKLWNAFSFAEHYEIPYAGESVRPEATQTLNKWIIGETAKVREEVDAALDSYRFNDAASALYGFVWGKVCDWYLEFSKPILQGDDAAAKAETQATLRWVLDQSLILLHPIMPFITEELWGHADQRAKMLIHADWPTYTAADLVDAEADREMNWVIGLIDTVRSARAQTHVPAGLKVALLVSSLDDKGQEAWDNNHVLIQRLARIESLTAVDEFPKGTVTIPVAGGTFGLPLADIIDVGSEIARLEKTLGKLTKELGGLRGRLKNPKFAESAPEEVVEETRANLAAREEEEGKIKQALARLQELA, encoded by the coding sequence ATGGCGATGGAAAAGACATTCAACGCAGCCGAGGCCGAAAGCCGCCTCTACAAGGCCTGGGAAGAGGCCGGTTGCTTCAAGGCAGGCGCGAACAAATCGCGTGACGAAAGCTTCACCATCATGATCCCGCCGCCCAACGTCACTGGCGCGCTGCATGTGGGCCATGCCTTCAACAACACGCTCCAAGACATCCTGATCCGCTGGCACCGGATGCGCGGCTTCGACACGCTCTGGCAGCCCGGGCAGGACCACGCCGGCATCGCCACCCAGATGCAGGTGGAAAAGATGCTGGCCGCCACGCAGCAGCCCTCGCGTAACGAGCTTGGCCGCGAGAAATTCCTGGAGAAAGTCTGGGAGTGGAAAGGCGAGTACGGCGGCACCATCGTCGAGCAGCTCAAGCGCCTGGGCTCCACCTGTGATTGGTCGCGCAACGCCTTCACCATGGCTGGCGCTGCCGGGGATCCGCGCACGGGCCACGAAAACTCCCCCAATTTCCACGACGCCGTCATCAAGGTGTTCGTCGAGATGTACAACAAGGGGCTTATCTACCGCGGCAAGCGCCTGGTGAACTGGGACCCGCACTTTGAAACCGCCATTTCGGACCTTGAGGTCGAGAACATCGAGGTTGCGGGCCACATGTGGCACTTCAAATACCCGCTCGCGGATGGCGTCACCTACACCTACATCGAGAAAGACGAAGACGGGAACGTGATCCTCGAAGAGGAGCGCGACTACATCTCGATCGCCACCACGCGCCCCGAAACCATGCTGGGCGACGGCGCGGTTGCCGTGCACCCCTCGGACGAGCGTTATGCGCCCATCGTTGGCAAGCTCTGTGAAATCCCCGTGGGGCCAAAAGAGCACCGCCGCCAGATCCCGATCATCACCGATGATTATCCCGATCCCGATTTCGGTTCGGGCGCGGTCAAGATCACCGGCGCGCATGACTTCAACGACAACATGGTGGCCAAACGCGGCGGCATCCCGATGTACCGCCTGATGGACACCAAAGGTGCCATGCGGGCCGATGGCGCGCCCTATGCCGAAGAGGCCGGCAAAGCCCAGGAATACGCGCGCGGCAAAGCATTCACCGAGAATGAAATCGACGCGATCAACCTGATCCCCGACCACCTGCGCGGCCTGGATCGGTTCGAGGCGCGCGCCAAGGTTGTCGAAGAGATCACCGCCGACGGTTTGGCCGTCATGACCACCTCGGACGATGCGCGCCTTGGCCCCAAGCCCAAGCTGAAAAAGGGCGAAGAGGCCCCCGAGGTCACAGCCGTCCCACTGGTCGAGGCCAAACCGATCATGCAGCCTTTTGGCGACCGGTCCAAAGTTGTGATCGAGCCGATGTTCACCGACCAGTGGTTCGTGGACGCCGAAAAGGTCGTCGGCCCTGCGCTGGATGCGGTCAAGGACGGCACGGTCAAGATCATCCCTGAATCGGGTGAGAAGACATACTACCACTGGCTGGAAAACATCGAACCCTGGTGCATCTCGCGCCAGCTGTGGTGGGGGCATCAGATTCCGGTTTGGTATGGCCTTGACCTGTCGGCCGAGAACTTCAAAGACGACGAAAACGACGGTCAGCTTGATCTGGTCGAACTTGGTCGCCTGCTGAACGAAGGTGGCATGTTGCACCGCGGCAATGTCATGGAGTGTGCCGCGAGCTTTGAGGACGCCATCGAAAAATTCCTCGATGACAATGCAAACATCCCCAGCCCGCTGAGCCACGCGACCGTCATCGAGGTCGCCGACAAGCATGAGGCGATCCATCAGTTCGCCGAGAGCCTTGCCCAATATGCGGTTGATCAGGACCCGACCAAACTGGTCTACCCGGTTTGGCGTGATCCCGACGTCCTCGACACCTGGTTCTCCTCCGGCCTCTGGCCCATCGGCACGCTCGGCTGGCCTGCGGACACCGAGGAAATGCAGCGCTATTTCCCCACGGACGTTCTGATCACCGGCTTTGACATCCTGTTCTTCTGGGTGGCGCGCATGATGATGATGCAGCTGGCCGTGGTCGATCAGATCCCGTTCCACACCGTCTATCTGCACCAGCTCGTCCGCGACGAGAAGGGCAAGAAGATGTCGAAAACCACCGGCAACGTCATTGACCCGCTCGAGATCGTGGACGAATTCGGCGCCGACGCCCTGCGGTTCACCAACGCCTCGATGGCGGCGATTGGCGGCGTGCTGAAACTCAGCCGCGACCGCATCACCGGCTATCGCAACTTTGGCACCAAGCTGTGGAACGCCTTCAGCTTTGCCGAACATTACGAGATCCCCTACGCCGGTGAAAGCGTCCGCCCCGAGGCAACCCAGACCCTGAACAAATGGATCATCGGCGAGACCGCCAAGGTCCGCGAAGAGGTTGACGCGGCACTTGACAGCTACCGGTTCAACGATGCGGCTTCTGCGCTCTATGGCTTTGTCTGGGGCAAGGTCTGTGACTGGTATCTGGAATTCTCGAAACCGATCCTGCAGGGCGACGATGCGGCGGCCAAGGCCGAAACGCAGGCGACGCTGCGGTGGGTGCTGGATCAGTCGTTGATCCTGCTGCACCCGATCATGCCCTTCATCACCGAAGAGCTCTGGGGCCACGCCGATCAACGCGCCAAGATGCTGATCCATGCCGATTGGCCGACCTACACGGCGGCTGATCTGGTCGACGCCGAGGCAGACCGCGAGATGAACTGGGTCATCGGCCTGATCGACACGGTGCGTTCCGCGCGTGCGCAAACCCATGTGCCCGCAGGCCTCAAGGTCGCGCTGCTGGTGTCGAGCCTGGATGACAAGGGGCAAGAGGCCTGGGACAACAACCACGTCCTGATCCAGCGCCTGGCCCGGATCGAAAGCCTGACGGCCGTGGATGAGTTCCCCAAAGGCACCGTAACCATCCCGGTTGCGGGCGGCACCTTTGGCCTGCCGCTGGCGGACATCATCGATGTGGGTTCTGAAATCGCGCGGCTTGAGAAAACTCTGGGCAAGCTGACCAAAGAACTTGGCGGTCTGCGCGGGCGTCTTAAAAACCCGAAATTTGCAGAATCCGCACCCGAAGAGGTGGTCGAAGAAACCCGCGCGAACCTCGCTGCGCGGGAAGAGGAAGAAGGCAAGATCAAGCAGGCCCTGGCCCGCCTGCAAGAACTGGCCTGA
- a CDS encoding type III PLP-dependent enzyme, with product MQHLSTPWATPETHLSRIRPDHPVMYLSPAVLQATARRFQQGFDGLVTYAVKANDRAEVLANLVAAGVTTFDVASPVEMQAVRAALPDAVLHYNNPVRSEVEIAAGIAHQVASWSVDDAGELDKLADVPKSREISVRFALPVEGAAYDFGEKFGATKDEAIALLRRVQENGWSSSLCFHPGTQCEDASAWARYIEAAAEIAQAAGVTLARLNVGGGFAAHRNGQAPDLEGVFKTIRETVDRVFADAAPALICEPGRAMVSEAFVLATRIKGMKQDGHIVFLNDGIYGGLVDLRDMGLMDRVRVVSDEGTERTGLGTARIVFGPTCDSLDRLPDGLILPDDTQTGDYLLIAGMGAYSVAMSTVFNGYGLRDVATVLSFSGQ from the coding sequence ATGCAGCATCTCTCGACCCCTTGGGCCACCCCGGAGACCCACCTGAGCCGAATTCGCCCGGATCATCCGGTGATGTATCTGTCGCCTGCGGTGCTGCAAGCGACGGCGCGGCGGTTCCAGCAGGGATTTGACGGGTTGGTCACCTATGCGGTTAAGGCCAACGACCGCGCCGAGGTGCTGGCCAATCTGGTCGCGGCGGGTGTGACCACCTTCGACGTGGCTTCTCCGGTTGAGATGCAGGCGGTGCGCGCGGCCCTGCCAGATGCGGTTTTACACTACAACAACCCCGTGCGGTCCGAGGTCGAGATTGCTGCCGGCATTGCGCATCAGGTGGCAAGCTGGTCGGTGGATGATGCCGGAGAACTGGACAAACTGGCAGATGTGCCGAAATCCCGCGAAATCTCGGTGCGCTTTGCCTTGCCGGTTGAGGGTGCGGCTTATGATTTTGGCGAGAAATTTGGTGCGACCAAGGATGAGGCCATAGCGCTGTTGCGGCGTGTTCAAGAGAATGGTTGGTCGTCGTCCTTGTGTTTTCACCCAGGCACGCAATGTGAGGACGCAAGCGCCTGGGCGCGCTACATCGAAGCCGCCGCCGAAATTGCGCAAGCGGCGGGTGTCACCTTGGCGCGTTTGAATGTGGGCGGTGGGTTTGCCGCGCATCGCAATGGGCAAGCCCCAGATCTGGAAGGCGTGTTCAAGACCATCCGCGAGACGGTAGATCGGGTGTTTGCGGACGCCGCGCCTGCGCTCATCTGCGAGCCGGGGCGCGCCATGGTGTCCGAGGCTTTTGTCTTGGCGACCCGGATCAAGGGCATGAAACAGGACGGGCACATCGTGTTTCTGAATGACGGCATCTATGGCGGTCTTGTCGATCTGCGAGACATGGGGCTGATGGACCGGGTGCGCGTCGTATCAGATGAGGGGACTGAACGCACAGGCCTGGGGACGGCGCGCATCGTGTTTGGCCCGACTTGCGACAGCCTGGATCGGTTGCCGGATGGGCTTATTCTGCCCGACGACACGCAGACAGGTGATTATCTGTTGATCGCTGGCATGGGTGCCTATTCTGTAGCCATGTCCACCGTGTTCAACGGCTATGGTCTGCGCGACGTCGCGACGGTGCTTTCCTTCTCTGGACAATGA
- a CDS encoding phytanoyl-CoA dioxygenase family protein → MPQPLSLDHGHLTADQRNRYWSDGFLFPIQIMSPEEAAETRAGLEQIERDWLATDLPKPLMTYKRNHAHMVMPLAAKLARDPRILNAVQGILGPDLMIWSAEFFIKEPHTKHVVGMHQDLTYWGLGETSDQVTAWVALSPATIDSGCMDFVKGSHKNPIMPHNDTFSETNLLSRGQEIAVDVRDEDKTHIELQPGQISLHHGLTFHGSGPNISDDRRIGFAIRYINPNARQEVADRDYAMMARGTDTSGAFVHVPTPTGLFATEALALHHEIQTEQTKALAEGLKKDVSLYQGLTAAND, encoded by the coding sequence ATGCCTCAGCCTCTCTCGCTGGACCACGGCCATCTGACCGCCGACCAAAGGAATAGGTATTGGTCAGATGGTTTCCTTTTCCCGATCCAGATCATGTCCCCCGAAGAAGCTGCGGAAACGCGCGCAGGATTGGAACAGATCGAACGTGACTGGCTGGCGACCGATCTGCCCAAACCCCTGATGACCTACAAACGCAACCACGCGCATATGGTCATGCCGCTGGCGGCCAAGCTGGCACGTGATCCCCGCATCCTGAACGCGGTACAGGGCATTCTGGGCCCCGACCTGATGATCTGGTCGGCCGAGTTCTTCATCAAGGAACCCCACACAAAACATGTGGTGGGCATGCACCAGGATCTGACCTATTGGGGCTTGGGCGAGACCTCGGATCAGGTCACGGCCTGGGTCGCGCTGTCGCCCGCGACCATCGACAGCGGCTGCATGGATTTTGTTAAAGGCAGCCACAAGAACCCGATCATGCCGCACAACGACACGTTTTCAGAAACCAACCTGCTGTCGCGCGGACAAGAGATTGCAGTGGATGTGCGCGACGAAGACAAGACCCACATCGAACTGCAACCCGGCCAGATCTCGCTGCACCATGGTCTGACATTCCACGGGTCCGGCCCCAATATTTCGGACGACCGCCGGATCGGCTTTGCCATCCGTTACATCAACCCGAATGCGCGACAAGAGGTGGCCGATCGGGATTATGCCATGATGGCGCGCGGCACCGACACCTCGGGCGCGTTTGTCCACGTACCGACACCAACTGGCCTGTTCGCGACAGAAGCCTTGGCCCTGCACCACGAAATTCAAACAGAGCAGACAAAAGCGCTTGCCGAGGGCCTGAAAAAGGATGTTTCTCTGTATCAGGGCCTCACGGCCGCAAACGACTAG